In one Erwinia pyri genomic region, the following are encoded:
- the dinQ gene encoding damage-inducible type I toxin DinQ: MEKRMGAFIDKAIMVLRVLIALLELIRTFF; encoded by the coding sequence ATGGAGAAACGCATGGGAGCTTTTATTGATAAGGCAATCATGGTTCTGAGAGTGTTAATCGCACTCCTGGAACTGATCCGAACCTTCTTCTGA
- a CDS encoding cag pathogenicity island Cag12 family protein, whose protein sequence is MKKVALTCLLFLSACSSPPEPPQVDWEKNPQPMNSALMDWEPTFTVTKADKVNSSWTKVIRNFSPENRLYSDDVFYAVAHSDSVIVESSRGDDFFTAKNWLRSNGAYGVIRYSYKSDSFGVKKVSIYLQRGITNYENK, encoded by the coding sequence ATGAAAAAAGTAGCTTTAACATGTCTTTTATTCCTGTCTGCCTGTTCGTCTCCACCAGAACCACCGCAGGTAGACTGGGAAAAAAATCCGCAACCGATGAATTCGGCGCTAATGGACTGGGAACCGACATTTACGGTAACCAAGGCAGACAAAGTCAATTCATCATGGACGAAAGTAATCAGAAACTTTTCCCCGGAAAATCGCCTGTACAGTGATGACGTTTTTTATGCTGTGGCGCATTCGGATTCTGTGATTGTTGAAAGCAGTCGCGGGGATGATTTCTTTACTGCGAAAAACTGGCTGAGATCTAACGGTGCTTATGGCGTTATCCGGTACAGCTACAAGTCCGATAGCTTTGGTGTTAAAAAAGTCAGTATCTATCTTCAAAGAGGAATAACGAATTATGAAAACAAATAG
- the hha gene encoding hemolysin expression modulator Hha — MKTRQDWLYQLRKCQHRETLEKIIEKNEHCLTADELVTFYSAADHRLAEIVMDKLFDKVPASVWQYVK; from the coding sequence GTGAAAACAAGACAAGACTGGCTTTACCAGTTAAGAAAGTGCCAGCACCGGGAAACGCTGGAAAAAATCATAGAAAAAAATGAACACTGCCTTACCGCAGATGAGCTGGTAACCTTTTATTCAGCTGCCGATCACCGACTGGCTGAGATAGTCATGGATAAACTGTTTGATAAAGTTCCAGCTTCGGTCTGGCAGTACGTAAAATAA
- a CDS encoding DUF6012 family protein: MYLHIVPSLFHLMANKFHLESISIPEVGFNISGSALSIGRPWPNKNLLVGMRKGRKAINGLLLKTDKKLKWFTAEYKWNIENMGVINHRVTSYIEDDDFDLVSQDIMLNHGFDKWEPRIHSAYENMPPVKIQPKMESFITKPGAESHDQWVEYEWGNFLQSREESLLLHTIQSERLNTQFSLFERLPSFENVIDLD, translated from the coding sequence ATGTATCTACATATAGTTCCGAGCCTTTTTCACCTGATGGCAAACAAATTTCATTTAGAATCAATTAGCATTCCTGAGGTTGGTTTCAATATATCCGGTAGTGCATTATCCATTGGCAGGCCGTGGCCGAACAAAAACCTTTTGGTTGGGATGAGGAAAGGCAGAAAAGCTATCAATGGGCTTTTGCTGAAGACTGACAAAAAGCTTAAATGGTTTACTGCTGAATATAAATGGAACATTGAAAATATGGGGGTGATAAATCACCGTGTGACTTCATATATTGAGGACGATGATTTTGATCTTGTTTCACAAGATATCATGTTAAACCATGGTTTCGATAAGTGGGAACCTCGGATTCATTCAGCATATGAAAATATGCCTCCTGTAAAAATTCAACCAAAAATGGAATCTTTTATAACTAAGCCGGGTGCGGAATCACATGATCAATGGGTTGAATATGAGTGGGGGAATTTCCTCCAGTCCCGTGAGGAAAGCTTACTGCTGCATACTATTCAGTCAGAAAGGTTAAACACACAATTTTCTCTTTTTGAACGTCTCCCCTCTTTTGAAAATGTTATTGACCTGGATTAA
- the virB11 gene encoding P-type DNA transfer ATPase VirB11, translated as MKDVENKHIIYDIMNDYFHHWLNDVGGLTEIAVNRPDELFIKVSGKWQQQELKMSYSDCLSFAGAMSDFHDGGSITPEFPMRSATLPFGERVQIVMPPATDKETVSITIRKPSSVFINHEDFVKQGFYSRLNESRTFKEKEDILTTLFNKSRFDKFIPECFRQGKTMVFCAGTGAGKTTFANACLEFIPHYLRIISIEDSDEARFRFHNNHVKLYYPAEGENKNLTSASLLRSCYRMNPDRILTTEIRGAEAWDFMKAASSGHAGNLSTVHEGSPEDAILGIVQRCYMNPECQNLPFNIVLRRVLSNIDVIMSINYFDDEDRRFASGIYYRDLHFEEYFRKLKE; from the coding sequence ATGAAAGATGTGGAAAATAAACATATTATTTACGATATCATGAATGATTATTTCCATCACTGGCTGAATGATGTTGGGGGTTTAACTGAAATAGCAGTAAATCGACCGGATGAGTTATTTATTAAAGTCAGCGGGAAGTGGCAACAGCAGGAGCTTAAAATGAGTTACAGCGACTGCCTGTCATTTGCAGGCGCTATGTCTGATTTTCATGATGGTGGTTCCATTACACCAGAATTTCCGATGCGTTCTGCCACACTCCCCTTTGGCGAGCGAGTTCAAATCGTAATGCCTCCGGCTACGGATAAAGAAACTGTTTCAATCACTATCCGTAAGCCGTCAAGTGTGTTCATTAACCATGAAGATTTTGTAAAGCAGGGGTTTTACTCCAGGCTCAATGAAAGCAGAACGTTCAAAGAAAAAGAAGATATTCTTACAACTCTTTTCAATAAAAGTCGTTTCGATAAGTTCATCCCTGAATGCTTCAGGCAGGGTAAAACGATGGTTTTTTGTGCCGGAACAGGTGCCGGTAAAACAACTTTTGCAAACGCCTGTCTGGAATTTATACCGCATTATTTAAGAATAATTTCAATTGAAGATTCTGATGAGGCGAGATTCAGATTTCATAATAATCATGTGAAGCTTTATTACCCCGCCGAAGGAGAGAACAAAAATCTGACATCAGCTTCGCTCTTACGTTCCTGTTATCGAATGAATCCTGACAGGATTCTTACGACAGAGATCAGGGGCGCTGAAGCCTGGGACTTCATGAAAGCGGCGAGTTCAGGCCATGCCGGAAACCTGTCGACAGTACATGAGGGTAGTCCTGAAGATGCAATACTTGGGATTGTACAACGATGCTATATGAATCCTGAATGTCAAAACCTACCCTTCAATATCGTTTTAAGGCGTGTTCTGAGTAACATCGACGTTATCATGAGTATTAATTATTTCGACGATGAAGACAGGCGTTTCGCTTCAGGTATTTATTACCGTGATCTGCATTTTGAAGAGTATTTCAGAAAACTTAAGGAGTGA
- a CDS encoding antirestriction protein ArdR — protein sequence MNHVDIADAWRQKNQEHADSGVVLIWGGEVYGWKNLLRDASHERPGAIAVDTAGHVFIAEGRNDSDHAKCWVVFEES from the coding sequence ATGAATCATGTTGATATTGCAGACGCATGGCGGCAAAAGAATCAGGAACATGCTGATTCAGGTGTTGTTCTCATTTGGGGAGGTGAAGTCTATGGCTGGAAGAATCTGCTCCGTGATGCCAGTCATGAACGACCGGGCGCAATCGCCGTTGATACCGCAGGCCATGTATTTATAGCAGAGGGCAGAAATGATTCTGACCATGCTAAATGCTGGGTTGTTTTTGAGGAGTCCTGA
- a CDS encoding TraM recognition domain-containing protein — MKELISRFMNYNIQFVTVTQDLSSMKKVRENTGKSVLENSNVRIVLTSDKTGNEGKKNETA; from the coding sequence ATGAAAGAACTAATTTCGAGGTTCATGAATTATAATATTCAGTTTGTCACAGTAACCCAGGACTTAAGCAGTATGAAAAAAGTACGTGAGAATACAGGTAAATCTGTTTTGGAAAACAGCAATGTCCGTATAGTTCTCACATCAGATAAAACGGGTAATGAAGGAAAGAAGAATGAAACCGCGTAA
- a CDS encoding H-NS family nucleoid-associated regulatory protein gives MSDNETFESARKLLLNIRSVRVFARETEFEQLLEMQEKLGAVIEERREEAEHEAAARQEREKKRQELLQLIAGEGFSPEQLLGLTDEEPKSRKSKLPKAPPKYQFEENGEVKFWSGRGRSPKPIAEALEAGRKLEDFLIEKVPSAAAGNSQ, from the coding sequence ATGAGCGACAACGAGACCTTTGAATCCGCACGTAAACTGCTGTTGAATATTCGTTCAGTACGTGTCTTTGCACGCGAAACGGAGTTCGAACAACTTCTTGAGATGCAGGAAAAACTGGGTGCAGTTATTGAAGAAAGACGTGAAGAAGCTGAACATGAAGCAGCTGCACGTCAGGAACGCGAGAAAAAACGTCAGGAATTACTTCAACTGATCGCCGGGGAAGGATTCTCTCCAGAGCAGTTACTTGGTCTTACGGATGAAGAGCCAAAATCGCGTAAAAGTAAATTGCCCAAAGCACCACCTAAATATCAGTTTGAAGAAAACGGCGAAGTTAAATTCTGGTCTGGCCGTGGCCGTTCGCCAAAACCTATCGCTGAAGCGTTGGAAGCAGGACGTAAGTTAGAAGATTTTCTTATTGAGAAAGTGCCGTCTGCCGCTGCTGGCAATTCGCAGTAA
- the virB10 gene encoding VirB10/TraB/TrbI family type IV secretion system protein, translated as MSEQENKTPTAVEIERQLREQRQKELEQATQDETEAAPGESTTKLGIEKLKKSRKGLIVIIAAFVLLAAGLSVYYIPSILRSMSSKDEKPVSKPVATGTVKRETGLSDDTNPFNEDQKPPQGNEKSGSGKTDTPPESVQHNYSRALDVSYGGSNTASGSSSTSGTKASESKGEEAGSTKPEVQPVSAGSSVPLSKITRVPYDPNLFIPEMTSVPCSLDRRFVSDLAGKLVCTINTDIYSANGNVKLIEKGTAAYLIYKSGMLKHGQGAVFIQATKLRTRREPFIDIPLIDTQATGALGEAGASGWIDTHFGDRFTGAMMLGVIPDFAQAASGVANNNKDNQTDYTSNSRQAFAGLAQEAFSNTVNIPPTLYKNQGEIINLVVGQDLDFSGIYKLRMSGNRR; from the coding sequence GTGAGCGAACAGGAAAATAAAACACCAACAGCGGTAGAAATCGAGCGTCAGCTACGCGAACAACGACAGAAAGAGTTAGAGCAGGCCACCCAGGATGAAACTGAAGCAGCCCCCGGCGAATCCACGACAAAATTGGGTATCGAGAAGCTGAAAAAATCCCGTAAAGGTCTGATTGTTATCATTGCTGCATTTGTTCTGCTTGCAGCTGGCCTGTCCGTGTATTACATCCCTTCAATTCTTCGCAGTATGTCCAGCAAGGATGAAAAGCCCGTAAGTAAACCTGTGGCGACAGGAACCGTTAAACGTGAAACGGGACTCAGTGATGACACTAACCCTTTCAACGAGGATCAGAAGCCACCACAGGGCAATGAAAAAAGCGGCAGCGGTAAAACAGATACCCCGCCAGAAAGCGTACAACACAATTACAGCCGGGCGCTGGATGTCTCCTACGGTGGTAGTAACACCGCTTCAGGAAGCAGCAGCACTTCTGGCACTAAGGCCAGCGAGTCAAAAGGCGAGGAAGCAGGCAGTACCAAACCTGAAGTGCAGCCCGTCAGTGCCGGCTCGTCCGTCCCGCTCTCCAAAATTACGCGAGTCCCTTACGATCCGAATCTGTTTATTCCTGAAATGACGTCCGTTCCGTGTTCGCTGGACAGACGGTTTGTCTCTGACCTGGCCGGGAAGCTGGTATGTACGATCAACACCGACATTTACAGCGCTAACGGCAACGTGAAACTGATAGAGAAAGGGACGGCCGCTTACCTGATTTATAAATCCGGGATGTTAAAGCACGGGCAAGGAGCTGTGTTTATTCAGGCTACGAAACTGCGAACCCGCCGTGAACCATTTATTGATATACCCCTGATTGATACACAGGCGACGGGGGCATTGGGTGAAGCGGGAGCATCAGGCTGGATTGATACTCACTTCGGTGACCGTTTTACAGGAGCGATGATGCTGGGAGTAATCCCTGACTTTGCCCAGGCGGCAAGTGGTGTAGCTAACAATAATAAAGATAATCAGACAGACTATACATCTAACAGCCGTCAGGCATTTGCTGGTCTTGCGCAAGAGGCCTTTTCTAATACGGTCAATATCCCGCCAACGTTATATAAAAATCAGGGAGAAATCATCAATCTCGTCGTTGGTCAGGATCTGGATTTCTCAGGTATTTACAAGTTAAGAATGTCTGGCAACCGGAGGTAG
- a CDS encoding DNA-binding protein: MITLGIKEFSMLSGIKESEIYHHILEGKKKHGVPFPKPLKQFKTHRFKYDDVMTFVRKQKGNGYQ; encoded by the coding sequence TTGATAACCCTGGGTATAAAAGAGTTTTCAATGCTGTCAGGGATAAAGGAAAGCGAAATATACCATCATATTCTTGAAGGCAAAAAAAAGCATGGCGTTCCTTTCCCCAAACCCCTGAAGCAATTCAAAACGCATCGCTTTAAATACGATGATGTTATGACTTTTGTCAGAAAACAAAAAGGTAATGGTTATCAATGA
- a CDS encoding thermonuclease family protein: MKPRNLLCVFVFLMPVAVFASEIKAKVIRVLDGDTIEVLQESIPVRVRLLNIDAPEKQQPFGRWSGERLKALIASQPVTVTYDHKDRYGRVLGRVVAADGTEANRYMVQQGAAWVYGRYNTDTSLLSLQREAQEQKRGLWAESNPVPPWEWRHRESN, encoded by the coding sequence ATGAAACCGCGTAATTTATTATGTGTATTTGTTTTTTTAATGCCTGTTGCTGTTTTCGCTTCTGAAATCAAAGCAAAAGTTATCCGGGTTCTGGACGGGGACACCATCGAAGTGCTTCAGGAAAGTATTCCCGTCAGGGTCCGGCTGCTGAATATCGACGCACCGGAGAAGCAGCAGCCGTTTGGCAGATGGTCTGGAGAGCGACTTAAGGCGCTGATTGCATCACAGCCTGTCACCGTCACCTATGACCATAAAGACCGGTATGGGCGCGTTCTGGGGCGCGTAGTGGCCGCAGATGGCACTGAGGCTAACCGTTACATGGTTCAGCAGGGGGCTGCGTGGGTGTATGGGCGCTATAACACTGACACTTCCTTGCTGTCTTTGCAGCGGGAAGCCCAGGAGCAAAAACGTGGCCTGTGGGCTGAGAGCAATCCAGTACCGCCGTGGGAATGGCGGCACAGAGAAAGCAATTAA
- a CDS encoding type IA DNA topoisomerase has translation MKLYIAEKPAVAKDIVEALNGNFSRKDGYFESSGAIVSWCVGHVVESIPPEAYDPAYKAWAIETLPLKLFPIRYQPKESTVKQVSVLKTLINRSDIKAVVHCGDPDDEGQLLVEEILQFAGNKNPVKRVLINDNTLPAVQKALNNERDNAEFQGLYRKALARSAADAIYGFSMTRAYSVTAQKNGFKGTLPVGRVQTPTLGLVVRRWKANKSHSKSFFYTLDGTFGFAGGTLQARLKTPEDAPVDDKGRVIQRTWTDEVAAAVSGKEARVTAAAVKARERAPSLPFNLNKLQQQMSRQHGLSAARTLEITQQLREKYKAITYNRSDCSYLSDEQFAEAPDVVAALKASPAFADAVTDTSVKSKAFDSSKVKAHTGIIPTQRVPDISAMTEDERNVYLAVAKQYLIQFMPPYRYEEATASITVNGHLFTCRATKETDKGWEAWLKPGKEQSIDEDEPESSFDSVSTLSEDMGGKCESATVTEKETTPPKLFDEAGLLSAMTRIADFVENPEIKALLKEKDKDDSQANGSIGTEATRATIIENLKKRLITIEKGKLIPTDTGLALFDALPDVATQPDMTALWFARQQLIENDDLDVEQFINELYTDITRLVSDIRIDNLPVTETVQAGQSDRLSTPCPSCGKEIVIRPKIFACTGCGFKIWAELSGKKLSKVQVEMLIKKGKTGLIKGFVSKAQKKYDAIVILQDKSTGKLGFEFGKK, from the coding sequence ATGAAACTTTATATTGCAGAAAAACCAGCCGTTGCTAAAGATATCGTTGAAGCCCTTAACGGCAACTTCTCTCGCAAAGATGGATATTTTGAATCATCTGGTGCGATTGTTTCTTGGTGTGTAGGGCATGTGGTTGAATCGATACCACCTGAAGCGTATGACCCGGCTTATAAAGCCTGGGCAATAGAAACACTGCCGCTTAAACTGTTCCCAATCCGATACCAGCCGAAAGAATCCACGGTTAAACAGGTTAGTGTCCTTAAAACGCTTATCAACCGTTCTGATATTAAAGCGGTCGTGCATTGCGGCGACCCGGATGATGAGGGGCAGCTGCTTGTTGAAGAAATCCTTCAGTTTGCAGGTAACAAAAACCCGGTTAAACGTGTCCTTATCAACGACAACACGCTCCCGGCAGTACAAAAGGCGCTGAACAACGAACGCGACAACGCCGAGTTTCAGGGACTGTACCGTAAAGCTCTGGCACGCAGTGCGGCCGATGCCATCTATGGGTTCAGTATGACGCGTGCCTATTCCGTGACGGCTCAGAAAAATGGCTTTAAAGGTACGCTGCCTGTCGGACGCGTGCAGACGCCAACGCTTGGACTTGTTGTCAGGCGCTGGAAAGCCAATAAAAGCCACAGCAAGAGCTTTTTCTACACGCTCGATGGAACCTTTGGTTTCGCTGGGGGTACGCTCCAGGCTCGTCTGAAGACGCCTGAAGACGCCCCGGTTGATGATAAAGGGCGTGTCATTCAGCGTACCTGGACTGATGAAGTGGCCGCAGCGGTATCAGGCAAAGAAGCCAGAGTGACAGCCGCTGCCGTGAAAGCACGGGAACGCGCCCCATCGCTTCCCTTTAACCTGAATAAGCTACAGCAGCAGATGAGTCGGCAGCATGGTCTTTCAGCAGCCCGGACGCTTGAGATCACTCAGCAACTCCGCGAAAAATACAAAGCCATTACCTATAACCGTTCTGACTGTTCGTATTTATCCGATGAGCAGTTTGCTGAAGCGCCTGATGTTGTCGCCGCGCTCAAGGCATCACCGGCCTTTGCTGATGCAGTGACAGACACCTCTGTAAAGAGCAAGGCGTTCGATTCATCGAAAGTTAAAGCGCATACAGGAATTATCCCGACCCAACGCGTCCCCGATATCAGCGCTATGACAGAAGATGAGCGAAATGTTTATCTGGCTGTTGCTAAACAGTACCTGATCCAGTTCATGCCGCCATATCGTTATGAAGAAGCAACGGCGTCCATTACTGTGAACGGTCACTTATTCACCTGCCGTGCGACAAAAGAAACTGATAAAGGCTGGGAAGCCTGGTTAAAACCTGGTAAGGAACAAAGCATTGATGAGGATGAACCTGAATCTTCATTTGATTCTGTCTCTACTCTTTCCGAAGATATGGGCGGGAAATGTGAATCGGCAACGGTAACCGAGAAAGAAACGACTCCCCCTAAGTTGTTTGATGAGGCGGGTTTACTCAGTGCCATGACGCGCATTGCCGATTTTGTGGAAAATCCTGAGATTAAAGCGCTCTTAAAAGAAAAAGATAAAGATGACAGTCAGGCTAACGGGTCAATTGGTACTGAAGCAACCCGCGCAACAATCATTGAAAATCTAAAAAAACGGCTGATTACTATCGAGAAAGGTAAACTCATTCCAACTGATACGGGTCTGGCGTTGTTTGACGCTTTACCCGATGTCGCGACTCAGCCGGATATGACCGCTCTCTGGTTCGCCAGACAGCAGCTAATTGAAAATGACGATCTCGATGTAGAACAGTTTATTAATGAACTCTATACCGACATCACGCGTCTGGTCAGCGACATCAGGATTGATAATCTTCCTGTAACAGAAACTGTGCAGGCAGGTCAGTCGGACAGGCTTTCGACGCCCTGCCCTTCGTGTGGCAAAGAGATAGTTATACGTCCCAAGATTTTTGCCTGTACCGGATGTGGCTTCAAAATTTGGGCTGAACTGTCCGGTAAGAAGCTATCTAAAGTACAGGTGGAAATGTTGATAAAAAAAGGTAAAACTGGCTTGATAAAAGGTTTTGTCAGCAAAGCCCAAAAAAAATATGACGCTATTGTTATCTTACAGGATAAATCAACAGGTAAACTTGGTTTCGAATTCGGAAAAAAATAA
- a CDS encoding methionyl-tRNA formyltransferase: protein MSTPYKQIIPATDWYFRHDNVPGEKAEATLYQLAAWALKEDGEVVGLVTVRDIDNGRPKLVTPPPVTGDYLHKDQLSNEEKAWAKRR from the coding sequence ATGAGTACCCCCTATAAGCAAATTATCCCGGCCACCGACTGGTATTTTCGCCATGATAATGTTCCGGGTGAAAAGGCTGAAGCAACTCTCTATCAGCTGGCCGCCTGGGCATTAAAAGAGGATGGCGAAGTTGTCGGGCTGGTAACCGTTCGTGATATCGATAACGGACGTCCTAAGCTGGTAACACCGCCCCCGGTTACCGGAGATTACCTTCATAAAGATCAACTCAGCAATGAAGAAAAAGCATGGGCTAAAAGACGTTAA
- a CDS encoding SprT-like domain-containing protein, producing MPSATQRAYSELQQAFDFYNQKLFNGELPDCLITFQRGKNTMGYFSFRRFVAADDNTRMIDEIALNPEYFPSYPLIEVMQTLVHEQCHMWQFHFGNPSRKTYHNAQWAAKMESIGLMPSSTGHPGGAKVGQKINDYPIPGGRFQLVTLELFQGQFALSWFDRYPVKVEHPKDLSSVIDQWRETLTQAHQNAGSGIDIEAVLSMALVPSVTAHGGSVDSDVLAGNGSPPAVAFEDKPKRNKAKYQCPGCGAAVWGKAGMNIHCGDCDQALRES from the coding sequence ATGCCAAGCGCAACGCAACGCGCCTACAGCGAATTACAGCAGGCATTTGATTTCTATAATCAGAAGTTATTCAACGGTGAGCTTCCCGACTGCCTGATTACGTTTCAGCGTGGTAAGAACACGATGGGGTATTTCAGCTTCAGACGTTTTGTTGCCGCTGACGACAATACCAGGATGATTGATGAGATAGCGCTTAACCCGGAATATTTTCCGTCTTACCCATTGATTGAAGTCATGCAAACGCTGGTTCACGAACAGTGCCACATGTGGCAGTTCCACTTTGGGAATCCTTCGCGCAAGACTTATCACAATGCGCAGTGGGCGGCCAAAATGGAAAGCATCGGGCTTATGCCCTCTTCTACGGGACATCCTGGCGGTGCAAAAGTCGGCCAGAAGATTAACGACTATCCGATCCCCGGCGGCCGCTTCCAGCTCGTTACGCTCGAACTGTTCCAGGGGCAGTTTGCACTTAGCTGGTTTGACCGATATCCGGTCAAAGTTGAACACCCTAAAGACCTTTCGTCAGTAATCGATCAATGGCGCGAAACGTTGACCCAGGCACACCAGAATGCAGGCTCAGGCATTGATATTGAAGCGGTGCTGTCAATGGCTTTGGTGCCATCTGTGACGGCGCACGGCGGGAGCGTGGATTCAGATGTTTTAGCCGGAAACGGTTCTCCCCCTGCCGTGGCATTCGAGGATAAGCCTAAACGCAACAAGGCAAAATATCAGTGTCCGGGTTGTGGTGCTGCTGTGTGGGGTAAAGCAGGAATGAATATCCATTGTGGAGACTGTGACCAGGCTTTAAGGGAAAGCTAA
- a CDS encoding type IV secretory system conjugative DNA transfer family protein, with translation MSVKLPDKAQWAFITFVMCLFTYYFASVAIYFFNHKTPLYIWRHFDSLLLWQLITDGSIRSDIRFTVIPSILSGLVASLVIPAFIIWKLNKDAFFLYGDAKFASDDDLKNSKLLKWERENEDDILVGEYKGKYLWYTAPDFVSLGAGTRAGKGAAIGIPNMLVRKHSLIALDPKQELWKITSKVREILLGNKVYLLDPFNSKTHQFNPLFYIDLKVESGAKDLLKLIEILFPSYGLTGAEAHFNNLAGQYWTGLAKLLHFFINHAPDWLEEFNLKPVFSIGSVVDLYSNIDRENILNNREDFEGTEGLDDNAMFHLRDALTKIREYHETEDEQRSSIDGSFRKKMSLFYLPTVRKCTDGNDFDLRQLRREDITIYVGVNAEDMSLAYDFLNLFFNFVVEVTLRENPDFDPTLKHDCLMFLDEFPSIGYMPIIKKGSGYIAGFKLKLLTIYQNISQLNEIYGIEGAKTLMSAHPCRIIYAVSEEDDAKKISEKLGYITAKSTGSSKTDGLTGRGSSSENEAQRALVLPQELGTLAFTEEFIILKGEYPVKAKKALYYLDPYFMNRLMLVSPKLSALTSKINNTTNIFNARGLKYPSKEKMLSLGELESEVLL, from the coding sequence ATGTCTGTGAAACTTCCTGATAAAGCCCAGTGGGCATTTATCACTTTTGTTATGTGTCTCTTTACGTACTACTTCGCCTCTGTTGCCATCTACTTCTTCAACCACAAAACGCCATTATACATCTGGCGGCATTTTGATTCTTTATTGCTTTGGCAACTTATCACTGATGGTAGTATCCGATCTGATATAAGGTTCACAGTAATACCTTCAATACTATCCGGTCTGGTTGCTTCACTGGTTATCCCTGCATTCATTATATGGAAACTTAACAAAGACGCCTTTTTTCTTTATGGTGATGCTAAGTTTGCCAGTGATGATGATTTGAAAAATTCAAAATTACTCAAATGGGAAAGAGAGAATGAAGACGATATCCTTGTGGGGGAATACAAAGGAAAGTATCTGTGGTACACAGCTCCTGACTTTGTTTCACTGGGGGCAGGGACTCGCGCGGGTAAAGGTGCAGCAATTGGCATCCCTAATATGCTGGTTAGGAAGCATTCATTGATTGCCCTGGACCCGAAACAGGAACTCTGGAAAATCACCAGTAAGGTGCGTGAAATACTGCTGGGTAATAAAGTTTATCTTCTTGATCCCTTCAACAGTAAAACGCATCAGTTTAACCCGCTTTTTTATATTGATTTGAAAGTAGAGAGCGGAGCTAAAGACCTGCTGAAGCTGATTGAAATCCTGTTCCCGTCTTACGGGCTGACCGGTGCAGAAGCCCACTTTAATAACCTTGCCGGACAATACTGGACGGGGCTGGCAAAGCTTCTTCATTTCTTCATCAACCATGCCCCTGACTGGCTGGAGGAGTTTAATCTAAAACCTGTCTTTTCCATCGGTTCTGTAGTTGACCTATACAGCAACATTGACCGGGAAAATATTCTCAACAATCGTGAAGATTTTGAGGGAACTGAGGGACTGGACGATAACGCAATGTTTCATCTGCGGGATGCGCTGACCAAAATCAGGGAGTATCACGAAACGGAAGATGAACAGCGTTCCAGTATCGATGGTTCGTTCCGTAAGAAAATGAGTCTCTTTTATCTGCCAACTGTTCGTAAATGTACTGATGGTAATGATTTCGACCTCCGGCAGCTGCGCCGTGAAGATATAACGATTTATGTGGGCGTTAATGCTGAAGATATGTCACTGGCATATGACTTTCTCAATCTTTTCTTTAACTTCGTTGTTGAAGTCACTTTACGTGAGAATCCCGACTTTGACCCGACACTGAAACATGACTGTCTGATGTTCCTCGATGAGTTCCCTTCTATTGGTTATATGCCGATCATTAAAAAGGGTTCGGGGTACATTGCCGGGTTTAAGCTGAAACTACTGACTATTTACCAGAATATCAGTCAGCTGAATGAAATCTATGGTATCGAGGGTGCCAAGACGCTGATGAGTGCGCATCCATGCAGGATAATCTATGCAGTAAGTGAAGAAGATGATGCAAAGAAAATTTCAGAAAAGCTGGGCTATATAACGGCTAAATCGACGGGTTCAAGTAAAACTGACGGACTCACCGGACGTGGAAGCAGCTCTGAAAACGAAGCACAACGCGCACTGGTGTTACCGCAGGAACTGGGTACGCTGGCGTTCACGGAGGAATTTATTATTCTCAAAGGGGAATATCCGGTAAAAGCCAAAAAAGCGCTTTACTATCTTGATCCTTACTTCATGAACAGGCTGATGCTGGTAAGTCCTAAACTCTCTGCTCTGACTTCTAAAATCAACAATACAACGAACATATTTAATGCCAGAGGGCTTAAATATCCTTCCAAAGAAAAAATGCTTTCCCTTGGAGAGCTGGAATCTGAGGTTCTTTTATGA